A segment of the Phycisphaerae bacterium genome:
TGATAGGATTCGCAGAGCGAATGTAACCCAGTAACCAAACCGCCTGCGCTTGGCTGAAGGTGTAAAGCATTCGAACGTTTCGTAACATTTACAGGCAATCTGTTTGAGACTGTTATCAGCATAATCGTAACCTTCTCACATCGCCGCACGATGTAAGAAAAACCATACTAATGGTTCATGCAATATTTTTACAGAGAAAAATAATTTTTCGGCGTGTTATCTTAACCCTTCAGGACGGCCAGCGGGACCATTCGAGCGACGGCCTTGGCCCAGCCGCATTCGATGACAATCCGCACGACCTCGTCGATGTCTTTGTAGGCAGCCGGAGCTTCTTCCTTGATTTTGTGCCTGTCGGCGGTGATGAGCTTTATGCCTTTCATACTGCGTTTGAATTGGTCATCGCTAATGAGTGGCGATGCAATGATTTTGCCTCTGCGCGATTTTCCCAGTGCTGCGGTGCGACTCATAACCCTGCCGGCCCCGTGATTGACCGAGCAGAGAGATTCTTCGGAATTGCCGGTGCCGACCAGCAGGTAACTTGCTGTACCCATTGAGCCAGGGATTATTACGGGCTGGCCGGTTCTTTCGAAAATGGTGTCAGCCATTCGTTGTTGTCCGAATGCGCGGGTGGCGCCTTTGCGGTGGACCCAGAGTTTTGTGCCGAGGTGGGGCTCAAGTTTTGCCATGTTGTGGGGGACATCATAGACAAGCTGCATCGGCGTCGGGCCGAACATCCTGTTGAAGCAACGTCTTACAAGCAAGGCCATGATGTGGCGATTGGTAAATGCAAAGTTGGCGGCAGCAGCCATTGCGGCGATATAATTTTTACCGGCGCTGGAGTCGGTCGGCAGATAGGAGAGCATTTTTTTTCGTTCAGTCATCTCCGGTCTTTGTGCGGCGATATTCATATACTCGTCAGCGATTTCATAGCCGAACCGGCGGGAGCCGGAGTGTATCATCACAACGATTTGGTCCTTAAAAAGGCCGAAAGTTTCTGCCAAAGACTTGTCGAAAATCTGCTGAACGTGTTGAATTTCGATGAAATGGTTTCCGCCGCCGAGGGTTCCGAGCTGGGCAGAGCCTTTTTGTATCGCTGCGTTCGGGACTGAAGCGAGGTCGCTGGGCAGGCAGCCGTTTTCTTCGATTCTTTTCAGGTCGTCGGTAAATTCATCTTGGTTGAATGCCTCCCAGGCCGGGTGACTGCTTCTTTGCGCGAGCGTTGGTATTGAAGCCACGCCCTTATTAACAACGGCTTCAAGTCCAGTTTTGTCTAATATCAGGTTGGATTTGCCTTCGCCGAGCGGGATATCTCTGGCGATAGAGAGGGCGATTTTTTCGGTGTCGATACCGCCTTTGGAAAAAGGAGTACGTAAGAGCCGCATACCGCAGTTTATATCGTATCCGACAGCGGCGGGCATTATGGCGGTGTCCAGTCCTAAAACGGCGCCTATTGGTATGCCGAAGCCGACATGGATATCGGCAGTGGCGAGAACTTTCTTTGCCGGCGGCAAAGAGGCGGCGTCACAAAGCTGGCGGACCGCATCAGGTTCGAGGCTGATGGACTCTGATACAAAAATCATCGCATCTGTTATCATTTGACCGCAACGCTCTATATGGACTCTCATGGGGTCTGTGCGAGTGAGTTGGACTGACTGTTCGGACATTAGAAAACCCTTAATAGGCTCTTAGATATTATTATAGTGAATTTTATGCTTGTGTGAACAGAAGCTATTGAGAATATTGTAAAGAAAAGCGGCCTTGACGAAGGATAAGTGCTCCGAATTAACTTGACAGATGATGGTTTTAACGATACCTTTAGTGTGATTGTAGACAGGACTATCAGAAAAGATGTTTGCTTTTGAGGATGCAGGGAATAATGAATAATAAGCGGATAATTTTTGCTGTTGTGGGGGTATTTTTAGCCTTTGTAGTTGTTTCGCGATGCCAGGCTGTTGATACAGGGCCGATTGATAAGGTACGTGATAAGGGTGTGCTCGAAGACTCAGATTTGCAGATTATCGAAGATTTTGTTGCGGATGGGGTAAGTGAACTGGCGAAAACCCAGGATTTTACCTCTGTAGCGAGGATTCGCGCGGTAATCCATGCCCGCAGCAGCTCTGATAAGGAAAGCGCCGAAGCCCAGTATAAGGGACAATTTTCTGAATCGGCATATAAGTACATATCCGAGGCACTTGAGGCAGCGAAGAAGTTAACGCCGGTGGAACGCCGGTTCCAGGTTATTCTTAATCTTTTGATTCTGACAGATTCTCTGCACGACCTGCGGCTGGCAGATTTGGCTATGAAATGGATCGAAGATGAAAATGAGGCTATTCGGTACTGGGCGGTTCATTGTATTACCAACGCTGGCATCGTAGAGCAGTTGAATTCCAAAGAAGCCGCTAATCAAGAGCTGGCTGGAAAAATCACAGAGCAGCTAAGCAAGGTCGTTGAGAGCAGCAGTCCTGAGACATTAGCCTTGATGGCCGAATTTGCAGCCGGTGTGGACATTACGCGGGGAGAGGAACTGCTGCTGCAGATAGCTGATATGCGAATAAAGAGATATGCAGATTGGACGGTTAAGTATGAACTTTTGGATAGCACCATCTTAAAATTGCTTGATGGTAAGATTCCTCTCGAAAGTGCAAGCAAACCTGATGTTGGCCGCCGTTTTGGGCAATTATATTCGTATGTGATACAGAGATATGTCAAGGGGCAGGATGTACTAAACGATACCCAAAATAATCAACTGGCTTCGGTATTGGTTGAGACGGAAGCGTCGTGTATTGTCAGGCGTTTGAAGGTTACCCAATCGGTTGTGAAGAATGCTGTTGAGCAGGGTGATTTTGCGGCCCTTATGCAGGAACACGGCAGAATGCTTGGGGACGAAGCAAAAGCCGGCCAATTGTCGTTGAAGCTTAACTTTGACTACGGCAAGAGACCGGATGGCGGCAGGCGTGTTGCACCGCTTGTTTTACCGGGTCCGCCCAAAGAGTTGGCGAGTGCAGATAATTGAATACGCACGGCGCGACACGCAAGAAGTAAATCCGCCTCCGGCGGATAAATAAGCTTTCGCAAAGGGATTTTGCGTTGAGGTTACCAAGCGTAGCAGTTACATTTACAACGGCGTTGATTACCGGATGCGATTGTTCGCCGTTTGAGGAGGGGAAAACGGGATTTGTCATAAGCTTAACAGAATTTCACGCGAAGAACAGCCTTATACGTTTTTATTTACCAATCGATTTTTCATTTGGTTGATAAGCGTTCCAAAAGTGTTAAAATCTATAAATTAGAAGTGGTATATCTTTGAAGAACAACAGAAAATTGAGAATTAAAATCACCGGCTTAGGAGTAATGTTATGAACGGACGGTCCGGCTTGTTCAAGTTTTTTCTGTTTTTGTTTTTATTCGTAATCATACTTTTGCAGTTTCTTTCAATGATTCAATCCGACCGGCTCTACAAGCGGCTCGACACCATTATTAGAAGATTGGAAAATGCGCCTACCACAAGAACGGCTCAGCCACAGCAAGAGCCAAAAATATCGGAGGCGAAGAATCTGCCTATGGCCGAGGTGCCAGGCGACGACGGCGACTGGCTCGTCTGGCGGCTGTCCGCCGAACCTCGCACGTTGAATACAATCAGCGATGAGAGAGACGTTTACACAACCTATATCACCGGCGGCAGTATCTTTGAGCGCCTGCTCGAATACGACTGGGACGAGGTCGAGCTGAAACCCTGGCTGGCCGAGAGCTATGAGCTTTCAAAGGACGGTTTGGAAATGACGGTCCGGCTCAGGGACGGCGTGTGCTTTTCGGATGGTGTGCCAATGACCGCCGACGACATTATCTTTACCTATAGGACGATAATGAATCCTGGTGTTGACGCGGCGGTACAGCGAACTATTTATAGCACTTTCAAGGACGTAATAAAAATCGACGAACGAACCGTGAAGTTTGTATTCACAGAGGTTTTATGGAAAACTTTTGAGGCCGTCGGTTTATTCGAGGTATTTCCGCAGCACATTTACGATTTCAATGACCCAGCGGAATTCAACAAACATCGCAGCAACCCCGTCGGAAGCGGTCCTTACGAATTCGAAAGATGGGACGTGGGGCAGCAGGTGGTTCTGAAACGCAACGAGAATTACTGGGGTTATAAGCCGAAACTGAAAAAAGTGGTATTCAGGTTTATCCTTAACGATGCTGCGGCCCTGCAAGCGTTACGGGCCGGAGAGATAGATTTTACGGAGCCCGAGCCGGAGCAGTATTCTGAAATGAAATCGAATAAGGAGTTCACTGCGAGATTTCGTGCTATGTCATATTGGCAGCCCGGCGTGCCGTTTTTCTACATAGCGTGGAACGAAACCACTCCGTTTTTTGCTGACAAGCGAGTTCGGCTCGCTATGACTCATATCATCGACCGTGAGGCGATTGTTAAGC
Coding sequences within it:
- a CDS encoding RtcB family protein, coding for MSEQSVQLTRTDPMRVHIERCGQMITDAMIFVSESISLEPDAVRQLCDAASLPPAKKVLATADIHVGFGIPIGAVLGLDTAIMPAAVGYDINCGMRLLRTPFSKGGIDTEKIALSIARDIPLGEGKSNLILDKTGLEAVVNKGVASIPTLAQRSSHPAWEAFNQDEFTDDLKRIEENGCLPSDLASVPNAAIQKGSAQLGTLGGGNHFIEIQHVQQIFDKSLAETFGLFKDQIVVMIHSGSRRFGYEIADEYMNIAAQRPEMTERKKMLSYLPTDSSAGKNYIAAMAAAANFAFTNRHIMALLVRRCFNRMFGPTPMQLVYDVPHNMAKLEPHLGTKLWVHRKGATRAFGQQRMADTIFERTGQPVIIPGSMGTASYLLVGTGNSEESLCSVNHGAGRVMSRTAALGKSRRGKIIASPLISDDQFKRSMKGIKLITADRHKIKEEAPAAYKDIDEVVRIVIECGWAKAVARMVPLAVLKG
- a CDS encoding peptide-binding protein is translated as MNGRSGLFKFFLFLFLFVIILLQFLSMIQSDRLYKRLDTIIRRLENAPTTRTAQPQQEPKISEAKNLPMAEVPGDDGDWLVWRLSAEPRTLNTISDERDVYTTYITGGSIFERLLEYDWDEVELKPWLAESYELSKDGLEMTVRLRDGVCFSDGVPMTADDIIFTYRTIMNPGVDAAVQRTIYSTFKDVIKIDERTVKFVFTEVLWKTFEAVGLFEVFPQHIYDFNDPAEFNKHRSNPVGSGPYEFERWDVGQQVVLKRNENYWGYKPKLKKVVFRFILNDAAALQALRAGEIDFTEPEPEQYSEMKSNKEFTARFRAMSYWQPGVPFFYIAWNETTPFFADKRVRLAMTHIIDREAIVKHLLSGEAMITTGPFYIFGSQYDPNIKPWPYDSERAKQLLDEAGWIDHDGDGIRDKDGVKFSFRLAFATGRVFYEQLAKLFKDTASTVGVEVIADPYEWSVFTQKYRKHDFDALAIGSGGTVEFDPYQYFHSSQIAGGGDNCTSYNNLQADALIDVARRTLDPEKRYPLYHRFHRLIHEDQPFTFLYIRPEWRFLDKRFENVIEHKLGLNPNEWYVPRDKQRYK